In Lineus longissimus chromosome 13, tnLinLong1.2, whole genome shotgun sequence, one genomic interval encodes:
- the LOC135498328 gene encoding titin-like encodes MPRRYKADREEDHDENGRRSERKKKKKKPKPEPPPAIPREETEEERRELMRRLRRKKKKTTEGAGLSLADRIQVQRKIEEQNRQIQEENANYNMSLGSLAVSELDAVDSRSRLEEVKEEGQGSRDVLLTTVAEEDSVAPVIENNANGTLTPVETPEMQRAPDFAPMEPGYYDVTTGCTTQMIDGTVHHVSNRRIRSSSTMRQRCVDLRKTKSSFEVTAVTPKEQTARIRMNEQTSFAGQGNNYQYRSYEEMYVLHPHQRPKTAVIPTRNDMLVRRIQSSKPNLASRKLVVKDSSSRTVERGSSVTMVVSDSNVNSETNVIKANQETEKIKIDRSHYVDAAESKCCDCIDVAVARTELVQVITGRERSAENIVVIEAEQTAEMTEKNVAMEENRVATEVIVVTKEEDRVAKEVIVVAKEEDMVANESVVVAQNEETTKSELNKGPTETDLNVKVVETNSTVVTETKITEEDTKLILVADDTTDEKIDLWIKESEEKSKDVTEIKTEKGETEDMEKDKKDVDIKLVADVENEVVTVKTKDAPEPQPEEVKDTEIETELVKDAVAQEPNNDEEGSKDSESQSMSNSEVSLHLAVSLDGEDSSPGTEPTMEELQDATPEPTVVSKVEEMPKEDVDSKQEVPEKDVPIEEGTADTKDGAAEEELAKEEEVSTEEVAPNEEEVPIEEEGAKDADSPSPSKDVPKEEETPKEDEPIQSPVVEVVKPLTPKASPPRKRPSTSQPHGNKSQLDIPNKPNRHSSLDTRAMEKMIADMEKKVDDDLSSILNPPGAPKPIPAWEKEKNKETMKKLLNDEFFEEGDEDLLQGFIKDG; translated from the exons ATGCCTCGAAGATACAAAGCCGATCGAGAAGAGGACCACGATGAAAATGGCAGGCGCTCtgaaagaaagaagaagaagaagaaacctaAACCAGA GCCACCCCCTGCCATCCCCCGCGAGGAGACCGAGGAGGAACGCAGGGAGCTGATGCGTCGTCTgcggaggaagaagaagaagacgacggAGGGTGCAGGTCTGTCTCTGGCGGATAGGATACAGGTGCAGAGGAAGATAGAGGAGCAGAACCGACAGATACAAGAAGAG AATGCCAACTATAACATGAGCCTGGGGAGCTTGGCAGTCTCCGAATTAGATGCCGTTGATTCAAGGTCAAGGTTAGAAGAGGTCAAGGAAGAAGGTCAAGGATCACGTGACGTTTTGTTGACGACAGTGGCTGAAGAGGACAGTGTTGCACCAGTTATAGAAAACAATGCGAACGGAACGCTTACACCAGTAGAAACACCAGAAATGCAAAGAGCGCCGGATTTTGCGCCAATGGAACCTGGCTACTACGACGTCACGACGGGGTGCACGACCCAGATGATCGACGGCACGGTGCATCATGTTTCTAATCGCAGGATACGCAGCTCAAGCACAATGAGGCAGAGATGCGTGGACCTGAGGAAGACCAAAAGTTCCTTTGAGGTTACAGCTGTTACTCCCAAAGAGCAGACGGCACGCATTCGAATGAATGAGCAGACATCCTTTGCGGGACAGGGCAATAATTATCAATACAGAAGTTATGAGGAGATGTATGTGCTTCATCCCCATCAGCGTCCAAAAACGGCTGTGATACCTACGCGAAATGATATGCTTGTAAGGCGCATCCAAAGCTCAAAGCCGAATCTTGCGTCAAGGAAATTGGTTGTGAAGGACTCGAGTTCAAGGACGGTTGAGCGGGGTTCTAGTGTCACAATGGTTGTGAGTGATTCCAATGTCAACTCTGAGACAAATGTGATAAAAGCAAATCAAGAGACAGAAAAGATCAAGATAGATAGGTCACACTATGTTGATGCTGCTGAATCGAAATGTTGTGATTGTATTGACGTCGCAGTTGCCAGGACGGAATTAGTTCAGGTGATAACGGGAAGAGAACGATCTGCTGAAAATATTGTTGTTATTGAGGCAGAGCAAACTGCAGAAATGACTGAAAAAAACGTCGCTATGGAAGAGAACAGGGTAGCCACGGAAGTTATTGTAGTCACCAAGGAAGAAGACAGGGTTGCCAAGGAAGTTATTGTAGTCGCTAAGGAAGAGGACATGGTTGCTAATGAATCTGTCGTTGTtgcacaaaatgaagaaaccaCCAAATCAGAGCTAAACAAAGGGCCAACTGAAACTGATTTGAATGTCAAGGTTGTTGAAACAAATTCCACGGTTGTGACAGAGACAAAAATAACTGAGGAAGATACAAAATTGATTCTAGTAGCTGATGACACAACTGATGAGAAAATTGACCTGTGGATAAAGGAATCAGAAGAGAAGTCCAAGGATGTAACTGAAATCAAAACAGAGAAGGGTGAGACGGAGGATATGGAGAAGGATAAAAAAGATGTGGATATCAAACTTGTTGCAGATGTTGAAAATGAGGTCGTCACTGTTAAAACAAAAGATGCACCTGAACCTCAGCCAGAAGAAGTCAAGGACACTGAAATTGAAACGGAGTTGGTGAAAGATGCTGTTGCACAAGAACCAAATAACGATGAAGAAGGAAGCAAAGACTCAGAGTCACAGTCCATGTCGAATTCAGAGGTGTCCCTGCATCTTGCTGTATCACTGGATGGAGAGGACAGCAGCCCAGGTACTGAACCAACCATGGAGGAGCTGCAGGATGCTACCCCCGAGCCGACTGTTGTCAGCAAAGTAGAGGAGATGCCTAAGGAAGATGTTGATTCTAAACAGGAGGTGCCTGAGAAAGATGTACCAATCGAGGAAGGTACTGCGGATACGAAGGACGGTGCCGCTGAAGAGGAATTAGCAAAGGAGGAGGAGGTTTCAACCGAAGAGGTAGCACCCAATGAGGAGGAGGTTCCCATTGAAGAGGAAGGAGCCAAGGATGCCGACAGCCCTAGTCCAAGCAAGGATGTTCCCAAGGAGGAAGAAACACCAAAGGAGGATGAGCCAATCCAAAGCCCAGTGGTTGAGGTGGTAAAACCTCTCACTCCCAAGGCATCACCCCCAAGGAAACGCCCTTCAACAAGTCAACCACACGGGAACAAATCACAGCTTGACATCCCGAACAAACCGAATCGCCACAGCTCCTTAGACACACGAGCCATGGAAAAGATGATCGCAGACATGGAGAAGAAGGTTGACGATGACTTGTCAAGTATTCTGAACCCGCCAGGAGCACCGAAACCAATCCCGGCATGGGAGAAAGAGAAGAATAAGGAGACCATGAAAAAGTTATTAAATGACGAGTTCTTTGAAGAGGGGGATGAGGATTTACTGCAAGGTTTTATCAAAGATGGATAA
- the LOC135497624 gene encoding uncharacterized protein LOC135497624 — translation MKTGELFTLIWLTTVAYHKAFAQDCSERNEKVFNGYCYSFNLNTSSVLAKEAISACKGQNATLADIRSQEEQTFISDIVGELVTGSEKMWIDGQAEFTNWHWANDGSPLGVQGCFKLNSETQLMQAHPDSVSPTECAKECLKKWSISTLQVNFIYLKAVSSVLFCYCVSDLKGQDGYYSESCTTPCDDGNYTCGARGAIDIHAINGTYSNWIDAGRGNEAVHATPCAMMDGSEDYRWVRVPCYEQHAYICEYDSQSCPSKGETVAEKCITISGTNETWFRARYDCIQNGGDLVTVATEQAQTELMTYFTGLNLTFWIGATSFEWKLTNGDTMIFTDWEQGQPRPPGKSVHTQLFKKEGSHDLKWQLQFNRAFLAKYICKRAAQGSGPLTTPTLPFPNSSPGSTSTVIPQDTTDGDDPSGLQQDEIPVVKIVVVVVIILVLSVVLAICIILIKKRRQRPDLYSDTDKLSVTGDIEDYTNPMNHANSYDNATTTTTPIAVPPTETFKPAKAAKIDGVEYNKENEKVRTLYRTASGRPVNRTSAGDTIGSESSGLPSFDEEYIDPKEMSQRTNPSTKSRESRSSFTNPCYQGWGEADDEHYETPNEPIMTKVFDFTGSMKSKDPSGDGETPGLAPTKDGSGTSDNTRDARKLDSVRDRPAQPLPGDDPTGDSVYELEGDSLTKSHATNDKAMKETNDENIYEDPDDNNDPDAYSYTYMQFQPKK, via the exons ATGAAAACAGGAGAATTATTTACTTTGATTTGGCTAACAACTGTCGCTTATCACAAAGCATTTGCTCAAG ATTGCAGCGAAAGAAACGAAAAGGTTTTCAATGGGTACTGCTATTCCTTCAACCTAAATACCTCAAGTGTATTGGCTAAAGAAGCTATTTCTGCCTGTAAGGGTCAGAACGCAACCCTAGCAGATATAAGGAGCCAAGAGGAGCAGACTTTCATCTCAGATATAGTAGGAGAGCTTGTCACGGGGAGTGAGAAGATGTGGATTGACGGCCAGGCTGAATTCACAAACTGGCACTGGGCTAATG ACGGTAGTCCGTTGGGCGTACAAGGATGTTTCAAACTAAACTCCGAAACCCAATTAATGCAGGCTCACCCTGACAGTGTCTCACCAACGGAATGCGCCAAAGAATGTCTAAAGAAATGGTCGATTTCAACACTCCAAGTAAACTTCATCTATCTTAAG GCTGTGAGTAGTGTTTTGTTCTGTTACTGCGTTTCTGACCTAAAAGGACAAGATGGTTATTACTCCGAGAGCTGTACCACACCTTGCGATGATGGCAACTACACGTGTGGTGCACGAGGCGCAATAGACATCCACGCTATAAATG GGACCTACTCTAACTGGATAGACGCCGGCCGCGGCAATGAGGCAGTACATGCCACACCTTGCGCCATGATGGATGGATCAGAAGACTATCGGTGGGTTCGGGTACCCTGTTACGAACAGCATGCGTACATCTGTGAATATG ATTCACAGTCATGTCCATCAAAAGGAGAAACTGTCGCTGAAAAATGCATCACAATCTCCGGAACAAATGAGACGTGGTTCAGAGCGCGATACGATTGTATTCAAAATGGCGGTGATCTCGTCACCGTCGCAACGGAACAAGCCCAAACAGAACTGATGACGTACTTCACAGGATTGAATCTGACATTTTGGATCGGGGCTACCAGCTTTGAATGGAAATTAACGAATG GCGATACAATGATATTCACGGATTGGGAGCAAGGTCAGCCAAGACCGCCAGGCAAATCCGTACACAcccaactttttaaaaaagaagGTTCCCATGACCTAAAATGGCAGCTCCAGTTTAACCGTGCATTTCTTGCCAAATATATTTGTAAAAGAG CCGCTCAGGGCAGTGGGCCGCTCACCACACCGACATTACCTTTCCCAAATTCATCGCCGGGTTCAACCAGCACCGTAATACCGCAAGATACGACGGATGGAGATGATCCCAGTGGACTGCAGCAAGATGAGATCCCTGTTG ttaaaATTGTTGTAGTTGTCGTCATTATCCTGGTTCTTTCTGTCGTTTTGGCAATCTGTATTATTCTCATCAAAAAAAG GCGACAGCGCCCAGACCTCTACAGCGACACTGATAAACTCTCAGTAACGGGTGACATAGAAGACTACACCAACCCAATGAACCACGCCAACAGCTACGACAACgcaacgacgaccacaacgccGATTGCAGTGCCACCAACGGAGACATTCAAACCTGCGAAAGCTGCCAAGATCGACGGAGTGGAGTACAACAAGGAGAATGAAAAG GTTCGAACTCTTTATCGGACAGCTTCCGGTCGCCCCGTGAACCGCACCTCAGCTGGCGACACAATAGGGTCCGAGAGTTCAGGTCTACCATCTTTCGACGAAGAATATATCGATCCTAAGGAAATGTCACAGCGCACGAACCCATCCACCAAGTCAAGAGAAAGCCGATCGAGTTTCACGAACCCGTGCTACCAAGGTTGGGGTGAGGCTGACGATGAACATTACGAGACACCAAATGAGCCAATCATGACGAAGGTGTTTGATTTCACCGGGTCGATGAAGAGCAAGGATCCATCTGGAGACGGGGAAACACCCGGTTTGGCGCCAACAAAAGATGGTTCAGGCACATCTGATAATACGCGAGACGCGCGCAAGTTGGACTCGGTGCGCGACAGGCCGGCTCAGCCGCTTCCGGGTGATGACCCAACAGGAGACTCAGTCTATGAACTCGAAGGAGATTCGCTAACAAAATCTCATGCAACAAACGATAAGGCCATGAAAGAAACTAATGATGAAAATATATACGAAGACCCTGATGACAATAATGACCCTGATGCGTATTCATATACGTATATGCAATTTCAGCCCAAAAAGTAG
- the LOC135497646 gene encoding uncharacterized protein LOC135497646, protein MSKFDYSMSSLDERAPLFGPTGISPPTHRGLLGPGIGDSQSHRGRKRVGIVCLVLVIFLQGFNINPGKIRFSLAHFLHIENKQFRHDFEGLTVIAAVLLYFLPMVVGLYADTYAGRYKALFLGIGLKLTGSILGFILLLVFEAEHAKGGAGAESVHIMSQSAIKALFAIFIVSNVFTMVGFVVILPSMLSFAAQQLEPTFYGISSFVRW, encoded by the exons ATGTCGAAATTTGATTACAG catGTCAAGCTTAGACGAGCGAGCTCCACTCTTTGGGCCCACGGGCATTTCACCACCGACGCACAGAGGCCTCCTTGGCCCTGGCATCGGCGACTCGCAATCACACCGGGGCAGAAAACGCGTGGGAATAGTATGCCTCGTTCTCGTGATTTTCCTGCAGGGTTTCAACATCAACCCAGGCAAAATCCGTTTTTCCCTCGCTCACTTCCTCCATATCGAAAACAAACAATTCAGGCACGATTTCGAGGGACTGACCGTGATAGCTGCCG TACTGTTGTATTTCCTGCCAATGGTCGTCGGGTTGTATGCAGACACATATGCCGGTAGATACAAAGCTCTCTTCCTAGGCATAGGTTTAAAGCTCACAG GAAGCATTCTTGGTTTTATTCTCCTTCTTGTGTTTGAGGCTGAACACGCTAAAGGAGGAGCTGGCGCCGAGTCTGTCCATATCATGAGCCAAAGTGCG ATCAAAGCGTTATTTGCCATCTTCATCGTGAGCAACGTGTTCACCATGGTCGGCTTCGTCGTGATTTTACCGTCAATGTTGAGTTTTGCTGCCCAGCAATTGGAACCCACCTTCTATGGTATATCCTCATTTGTACGATGGTGA
- the LOC135497628 gene encoding uncharacterized protein LOC135497628, giving the protein MIPENLLRIVLSLLIGALLAQSSQDCDGENQASFQGYCYSFFVNDTEHAASLAEAKTICNQLNGSSLVSVESAEEQRFLEQAVTSRKGDKQTWRFWTSGEGKLDRWKWINDNKPLGLQGCLTYRKGMSPKRRCSITHTFVSPEDCQERCRQNRNCYFSISTAAVYKNNDAIMCVCFDDKFWGNAKYSDTCTFPCPGDNSTTCGGNKAYHIYNINGTYTAWSTTADSSILARTCAKMDRDAGYLWAKADCNDKIGYICQNDIQNGEICPASFIEVGGSCVQVNTEPTTWFNARMACNRQAATLVSIRHDEMQMGLVEKLLSGNGNGSSSFWIGATSFTWKWGNGNDIIYTDWLGDMPVLSDRNVFVTMVYDPSKNESNTLGWRTLPNLKDSLFKDGYVCEKEVPKITTTTTTHVLVTTSSHTGKPPISDATTSSPNDTPIDPGFQTGDKSGGTIPGAAIGAIIVIAIIIIIAIVVATIIIKRRKQGTELTTPNGSVSTGFGNPATDPSINPGDSRAVPDDYEVPSSILRNQPVDDVVTYRKQDDKVETPTLQRSSFENPCYRSYDDILDATGNDVYELEMPEVDIDGDLALYDNNQPDGNVYDNNNR; this is encoded by the exons ATGATACCTGAAAATCTGTTGCGTATCGTACTTAGTCTTTTGATTGGTGCGCTTCTAGCACAATCTAGCCAAG ATTGCGATGGCGAAAACCAAGCCTCCTTCCAAGGTTACTGCTACAGTTTCTTCGTCAACGACACTGAACATGCCGCCAGTTTGGCAGAGGCAAAAACCATATGCAATCAGTTGAATGGGTCGAGTCTAGTCAGCGTGGAAAGTGCTGAGGAGCAGAGGTTTCTTGAACAGGCAGTGACATCACGGAAGGGTgacaaacaaacatggcggttctGGACCAGCGGTGAAGGAAAGTTAGACAGATGGAAATGGATAAATG ATAACAAACCGCTTGGGCTGCAGGGCTGTTTAACCTATCGGAAGGGCATGTCTCCGAAAAGAAGATGCTCAATCACACATACTTTCGTTTCACCGGAAGATTGCCAGGAACGGTGCCGCCAGAACAGAAACTGTTACTTCAGTATTTCAACGGCTGCTGTCTATAAG AATAATGATGCTATCATGTGCGTGTGCTTCGATGACAAATTTTGGGGAAATGCAAAATATTCGGACACGTGTACCTTTCCTTGTCCGGGCGACAACTCAACTACGTGCGGTGGCAATAAGGCGTACCATATCTACAATATCAATG GGACCTATACTGCTTGGAGTACCACCGCCGATTCGAGCATCCTTGCTCGAACATGCGCTAAGATGGACAGGGACGCTGGTTACCTCTGGGCAAAGGCAGATTGCAACGATAAGATTGGATACATTTGTCAAAACG ACATACAAAATGGCGAAATCTGCCCAGCGTCTTTTATTGAAGTCGGCGGTTCATGCGTGCAGGTCAACACGGAACCGACCACGTGGTTTAACGCCAGGATGGCGTGTAATCGGCAGGCGGCGACACTGGTCTCAATCCGCCATGACGAAATGCAAATGGGGCTAGTCGAAAAGCTGTTATCAGGAAACGGGAACGGCAGCTCTTCGTTCTGGATTGGTGCCACCAGTTTTACTTGGAAATGGGGAAATG gCAATGACATAATCTACACGGACTGGTTGGGCGATATGCCAGTTTTGTCCGACAGGAACGTGTTCGTCACCATGGTTTATGATCCAAGCAAGAATGAGTCGAATACTCTTGGCTGGCGAACCTTGCCGAATCTTAAAGACTCATTATTTAAAGATGGCTATGTATGCGAAAAAG AAGTACCAAAGATCAccacgacaacaacaacacatgTACTGGTGACAACTTCCAGTCATACCGGGAAGCCACCAATCTCAGACGCAACAACTTCATCACCAAATGATACTCCAATAGATCCTGGTTTCCAGACGGGGGATAAATCAGGCGGCACGATACCAGGAG CTGCCATTGGCGCCATTATTGTTATTgctataatcatcatcatcgccatagTGGTcgccaccatcatcatcaagagACGAAA GCAAGGCACTGAACTGACAACCCCCAATGGCTCGGTCTCCACCGGCTTCGGAAACCCCGCGACTGACCCCAGCATCAACCCTGGCGACTCGAGAGCTGTACCAGACGACTACGAGGTACCATCGTCCATATTGAGAAATCAACCAGTGGATGATGTTGTTACGTACAGAAAGCAGGACGACAAG GTCGAAACTCCAACCCTACAGAGATCGAGCTTTGAGAACCCTTGCTACAGAAGCTATGACGACATCCTCGACGCAACCGGAAATGACGTATATGAACTTGAGATGCCGGAAGTAGACATCGATGGTGACCTTGCCCTTTACGACAACAATCAACCAGATGGCAATGTTTATGATAACAACAATCGTTGA